The genomic stretch AGACTAAGTCTGACGTAAGATCTACTCCTAAGTTGTTTTGGTTCGTCACTTTGGCGGGAACATATAGAATGTAAGCAGTTCCagtataaaatatatatggCTCCAAACCACATGCCAACCGCGTCACTTTTCAAGCGCCATTTCTTAATGGATTTGTGTTTGTATTATATGGATGATATGTATTTTGCTAATTAAGACAAAATTGCTAGAAACACCGCGCAAAGCCGCTTGTACAGGATATCACATAATGGAATCATTATTGAAAGATCCGCCAGAAAAACCATCATCATACTCATCATGAAAATCCGGGTGTGTACGGTCTAGCGATTCACCGGTTGAGCACCTAACACCCATCCGATACCACTGACTAATCCGCCTGTCACCATATTACTGACCACATCTCGCTTACGCACCCTCTCTTCTGCTGAGTCCTCGCTGGGTCCGCGAGCGTGAGATGAAGGCTTCGGTTGTTGGTCGGTGGCAGCGGTACCGCCGCTGAGTGGGAAGGCGTTCTTGTGGAGGGCTAGCGCGGCGCCTCGGGCAACTTCGAAAAGGCCCATGggggcttcttcggcgtTAAGACGGTCGTTATGGGCTCGAGCACGTCTGGCATgttgtttttttgtttcatATGCGTCCTGTTCGCTGTCTGTTGGTCCAAAGCCGCCAGGGACAGATGAGAGGTTGTCTCCTTTGGTGTCCCATagttcttcctcttcggcttctcgtGTGCGAAGGCCGTTCATCTCCTCGTCGCACCGTCGCCAGGCGCCAAGGATCTCAGGGAGTGGGTCGGGAGAGGGGACGAGGATCAAGGCAAGAGAAAGAAGTTCCATTCGTTGGGAAAGTTGGGTTATTTGGGCTTGGAGgttggaagatgaggacaGCGCAGGGTCACGGTACCGGCCGGCGTTGTAGACAGCACGCCAGGAGATGTCATCCCTTACGGCCGGGTTTGTAAggggtgatgatgtggataagagagatggaggagtgAGACGCGTGTGGATGTAAGAATATGCGGTGCCGAAATCGTTGGACGAGAGAGCCGACGAAATTGCGAGCGACATAATACGTCGCTCGGCTGTGATAACGGCATCCTCCTCGGAAGTAGATGGAAGGTCTAGGTTGTTGCTATCGGAAAGGTGCGAAGAAAAACCAGCCGCAACCAaatttcttccaattgcGAGAAGATCATCCACTCTCGTGTAGGCTTTTGAGTTTTGATCAAGTACCTTCTCGATTAAGGAAAGGGGATCGGGATGCACACGGATACTGACGGGTTGAAAAGGAACACCGTGTTGCAAAGTGAGGGAGTAGAAAGATAGACCATGGGTTGCTGATATGAGGGCACGAATCTCTTTGAAGGAGACAGATCCCGGGAAGTGTGGTTGAAAGGCTTGCAAGCTACGGATAATAGTTAGCTCCTGGGTCGATCTGATGTTCATTTGTACCACAACTTACATGTCGTATGCTTGCTTCATGCCTCCTCTAGTTCTGTTTCCATTGCTAGCGTTGTCATATGTTGTGAAGATGGCCTCTTTgacggcttcttcaacttggGCTGAGCTAAGGCTAGTTTTGGaatttatatagatatcaataGCCAAGTTGAATTCTACACTCATTAGTCTCCACAATATGAAAGTTGGGATAGTGTTTGCTCACCTTTGATCTCTAGCAATGCCTTCAAGATTTCTGCCTCCACGACATCTCGTGAGATCCTCCAAAAAAGGCCATGACAGGGTGAATTACTTTCATTCCCTTCCGTTTTGTCAGAGCCCCAATGTTGCAGCCAGAGAATCTGCTCGCGAACGTCCCGCCAGTCATGGCTTAATTTTGTTTGTCTTACAATAGAAGACACAATGTTTCGCAATTCATGTAGTTGCGTATCCTGGTTACTATGAAGGCAGATGTTGGCAGCTGTTCTGCATGTAACAGAATGTCCGAGTTCGGCCAATGTcttgatggagaggaggatggtgCTGAGGAACGATATAGAGGAAGCGGATGGGCATGTTAGTGGGTTCGATGCCGCCAACAAAGCGTTCTGCAGAAGGGACACTCTCGATGACGAAGAGATCTGAGATGCATCAAACGTCACTGAAGGAAGTACTGAGCTGTTAGGCGAGGTGAACAACTGATCCTCAAGACTCAACAACTTGGCAACTCGCGTAAGAACCTTGATTGAGCCCTCCAAACAAGACTTGCTTGTATCGGATGTTGTATATATAACGGCAAGTCCTGATTGACCATATCGGAGATTCAGGTCCTTCGACACATCGTGATCATATTTTTGGTTTCCTTCCTCAAAGCCCCCAAGGTCCGCATCCTCTGGACCATCCCAATTAAGGAAGGCATTCACAGTGCTCTCATAATCTACCAGGCTTCGCGCCAGCAGCCATTCGTTGACGTATTGCCATCCAGAGATATTATTACTTTGCTGTTGGGTGTTAAgttgaggaagagaaatggaATTGGCCTCCGCAGCCTTGTTGAGTCTACGTCTTTTCGAGCGGTTGCTCCCGTACATCCACGGGCCAAGTAGACCGCGTAAGTTGTTCACTAAATCCATGCTGTTCTTCTGAGCGCCCGTCATCGAAAGAAGTACATTGATCGCGGTGTGGCTGTCCATCGACTCTAGAACATCCAGAGAGAATGTCTCATCCTGACTGGGATAGTATTCGTAGTTGAGTCGGAGTAGCGGTAGCAAGCTAGAGATTAACCATGTGCGCACAGTCGGTAGGCGCTGGTAGAACGGTAAAAGAAGTTCAAGTATAAGAGGTTGGAGGGCAGTCTCCAAATCTATACGGTATGCCCGATGTATGAGGAATTGAGTTAATAGGTCGGTTGGGTCTTGactatcttcgtcgtcgtggTACTTGAGTGGTAGTAAACGAAGCGTCCGTACACGTTTCTTGGCAGCAGATTCAGAGAACTTGTCGACTGGGGAAACATCGATATCGTCGTCGTCTGTTTGCGATGGAGGGCCATCTAAGAGCTCTTGAAGTACTGACGTGTAAGACTGGGGCGCTGTGCTTTCCGGCAGGAAGGTCAAGATGATGCGAAGTACCCGTTCAAAAGGAAGGTAGCCTGGAAATTGGGCTTGTAGCTGTGGTAAACGGGAAACATTCCCAGTAACACAGAGGTGGGTGGCTAGAAGAATCGCATGAGCACCGGATAGCCGACCAGGATTCGCCATGGTGTCAATCAGCGGCACTCTCGCCGGGGAATGAGGGAAAATAAAGAGGGTGATGTGGTCGGGAGCAATACTAAAGACGTCAAACGCTGACGCTCGGACCAACTTGGGCGGAAAGCGGCGAATCGACCGGAAGAACCTCATCGCATCCTGACCTCCGCTCCTACACGCTGTGCCCACTCGTTTCCCCTCCTCTAATCTACCACCAAACACACAATGGCTTCGGGTTTCGGTCTCAATGGCGGTATGTGTCCTTTGTCTAGTGCTTGAGGGGGGAATTGCTATCACAATTGGCTATGGCTTCGTGGTGCTCGGTCGCGATACGTTTCTTCGATGGACCTCCCCGGCTAATACTTGCGTTCTCCTACAGGTCCTTCCCGCTGCTACAACTTTTGGCAGGAAGTCCTAGGCTGCTACGTCGTCAACGCCGGCGATGGTGAGACCGGCAAGAAGAAGTGTATGCCCGCTTTGGAGGATTACTACGAGTGCCTGCACCACAGAAAAGAGGTAGGGTTTCGCCCTTGCACAATGGCACCTTGCCCGTCAATTCAAGACGCAGTCGAATGTCCTGTTGATCTTGTACGCGGTTCTGGTATATTCTGACATCTGTGGACCTCCAGGCTTTGCGAACGATGAAGATGCAGGCCGCCTACCGGAAGGCCGAAGCCGCACACCCCCGGGAGAACGCGCCCAAGGCAGAGCAGATCCGCAGCTTGGGGCTGCtagggaaggaagaagaggcatCTGCTTTTCTGACGAAGGCTTAAGGGGATATTGTGCACACTAGGGGTGCGGTTCTGTTTTCGTTGTTTttactaccaccaccaatgtCGTGTTGTTGTTTCCTACTTGGAGTCCCTCAGTGTATAGAAATGGATAAGTCTACTTGATGCACGCTGTTTCGACGATACTTGCAGTGTGTGATGTCTGCTGGTAATGCTGCGAATCACTGCAACCCGGTGTTGCGGGACGACACGATGATCGCTTTTGCTGCTACTGCTTGTTTTGATATGTAAGCTCGATTTGCCAAAATGAAGATAGCAACAAAAAGACCTACGCTAGTATCGTATTTTAAAGGTGGCGGTGAAACATTACGACGGTGAGGGTGTAAGTGAATATGTCAGGCAAAGTGCCAAGTACTCCgcagaatatatacataaaCTAAATTAGATGCCGTCTGATTGGAGAATCAAACAACGTGTACTTGTCATCGCCTGAGGCAGACATTGAAGAGTCACCACCGCGTGGGAGGCTATCGCACGGAACAAGGAATTGTATTAGGGCCGTCTCTCGGTCGACGTGTGAGTGGACAAAGAATCCCCTTCCTTCACGTTGAGACGATCTGGCATTTCTTGGCATGTTTTGGGAAAATCGACCACCAGCTTACGTAGAACTCATGGGAggaactactccgtacgtagGAAAAGTTCGGTGGATACTCTATTATTTCCCGTGGTAGATATCTGGGATTAACTTGAGACCGTCCGGTCGTAGGATTAAGGATATAGTGGTACCTGCAGCTAAAACCCACGGATCACTTCGGCCGCGAGTctcatcatgatgatggacatTGGCAGCAATTTCGCGGCCGTCGATCGTGAGGTTGGCACAGGGAGGGTCACGTGACCATCAGAAAACCTTTACGGAAGTGGGTCGTCTAAGCCGGTTCGGGGTTAGTACAGGGCCCAAGCATGGGTAGGCGCGCCCAGCCAAAGATGCCCCCAATGATATAAACAGGCTGCGTGACCTCGAGGGGGGAAAACGAAAGCACGACGGGACGACTTGTTGATACCTACCACTTTACCTCCTGGGAGCTTGACGGCCCATACTTTAATATCGGCTCTTTTTTACTACAACAGACGTGCCCGTTCTCCCTCTCCCCCCTCTCCACTTTTGGGattaatatttattattattattttttccccATTCTGCCTTTATGCTCAAAAGTTTCTTTAtggtctttattttcttaatACCTTTGGGCCTCACAGATGATCGACTTAATAGTGTGAAACTCCCTTCGTCTAGTTTCtgttatttttgtttttcttcagGTTTACCTTAATTCTCCACTCTGTCAGATCGATCGTCCAACATttgtttttccctctctgtcTTCCCTTTTAGTTCCATCCGTCAAATGGCTGTGACGTGGGTGTAACGGTTCGGTATACTTTACATTCCTTACCTACCTGACTAAGACCTTCTGCATACCTGGAAGGATCCCCATTACCTATAATATCTGAGGCGTCATCGGAACTCTTTGGGCTTggcatcttccttctctttttgtttttatttttttcattttttttttattcacTCACGATTGATCGTTTATTTAATACACCTCAatcatccttccttcccttcccctccaccCTCTCTGTGAAGAGGTGATTGCCCGCCATGACCTCCAGGTAAGTTCCAACCGCCCAGCCCTGTCATATTTAGTTTCCCACGCTAACCATCTCGGGACAGGTTGGATCGTCTGGTCACGTGAGTCTCACTATACTTGGACCATTGTCGTGCTGGCCAATGCTAACTAAGCTTACAGTTTGCTTGAGACGGGCAGCACGCCTCTCATTCGGAACACTGCCGCTCAACAGTTGGGAGATGTCCAGAAGCAACATCCAGATGAACTATTCAACTTACTGGGGCGCATCTTGCCGTATCTCAAGTCGAAATCATGGGATACCAGAACAGCTGCCGCCAAGGCGATCGGACTCATTGTCACAAATGCCGATATTTTTGATCCAAATGAAGAGGATGGCTTAGGGATCAAAAAGGctgacgatgaggacgatcTTGCGGTGGAAATCAAATCTGAAGAGGCGCAATTATCTCCCTCGGATGAACTCCTGCAGTTAGAAAGTCTAGATCTAACGTCGATCTTAAAGTACGGAAAAAGGCTACTAGGTAGTGCCGGCAAAGAATATGAATACTCCCTGGCCGCCATGGATCCAATATCTCGATTGCAGCATCAGAAGAAAACATTGAACTCTCGATTGGGCCTTGCAGGGGAGTATATCGAGGACGACCTGATCGATGACACTGACTTAGCTTTGAAGACTCCGGCTATTAAGGAGGATCCGTCTCATGCGGCTGTTTCCCGTGAGAACAGTCACCAACTTTCTGCTCCTGTGACAACACCAAGTGAGCCTGCCAACGGAGAGGAGTCCGGACTGAGCAAGCGGCAACTGAATCAGCTGAAACGAAAAAACAAACAGAGTGCGAAGATGGGTGCGAATAAAGTGCGCGTCGTCGATCTCTCTGCGCGGAAGACGTCCGACGTCACGACACCGTCGGTAACGACTCCGCACCCTATAAAAGCAGAGAACGGAGAAGAGCGGAACGGCGATTCGAAGTCAGACTACTTCTCTCTTGAACGACCATCTGGCGATGATGACTCAAAAATCGTCTCTGAGTTCAAAGGAGAGGCCGCTCCAGAAAAACCTCTGATTCAGCCTGAGTCCTCCGACGAAGGCCCCAGCATCGCATGGCCCTATGAACCAATGTGTGATTTTCTCATGGTCGATCTGTTTGATCCAAATTGGGAAGTTCGACATGGAGCTGCAATGGCCCTCCGAGAGGTCATTCGCGTTCAAGGTGCCGGTGCCGGGCGCTTGCGAGGGAAGAGCAGATCTGAAAATGACACCTTGAATCGTAAATGGTTGGATGATCTTGCTTGTCGCCTTATTTGCGTCCTCATGCTCGACCGTTTCGGCGACTACATCTCTGACAACGTTGTGGCTCCTATTCGAGAGACTGTAGGTCAAACGTTAGGTGCTCTCCTGTCTCAGCTCCCATCCCGTTCCGTCATTGCCGTCTATAGATGCCTATACCGGATCATCATGCAAAATGACCTAGGACTAGAACGCCCTATTTGGGAAGTTTGCCATGGCGGTATGATCGGTCTCAGGTATTTGGTGGCTGTCCGAAAAGACTTGCTCGTCAAGGATGCAAAGCTCATGGACGGTGTCCTGGAGGCAGTCATGAAGGGCCTGGGCGATTACGACGACGATGTGCGTGCAGTGAGTGCGGCAACTCTTGTTCCCATCGCAGAGGAATTCGTGACCTCTCGCCAGAACACGCTCGGCATCTTGATGAACATCGTTTGGGAATGCCTTTCTAATCTGCAAGATGACCTCAGCGCCAGCACTGGATCGGTGATGGACCTTCTAGCGAAGCTCTGCACGTTCCGTGAAGTTCTCGATGCTATGAAAGCGAATGCAGCTGTGGACCCCGAATCGTCGTTTGGCAACCTTGTTCCACGCCTCTATCCTTTCCTGCGACATACAATCACTAGCGTGCGCTCGGCCGTTCTTCGGGCTCTTATGACATTCTTGCAGCTAGAAGGAGATGGCACCAATGAATGGgtcaatggcaaggcgctCCGTCTGATTTTCCAGAATTTGCTGGTGGAGCGGAACGAGACTGTTCTGAAGTTGTCTCTCCAAGTCTGGTCAGAACTGCTCAAAGCTCTCGACAAGCATGGGTCCTTCAAATCCGAAGCCGAACTGCTGTCTCACATCCAACCTCTCATTACCTTAAGTATGGCTCCTTTCGGCGTTCCTCGCTACCCCATCCCGATGAATGCAtccctcttcatcaagccGTCTGGTGTACCGTTCCCAATGAGCGCAGCGGCACCAGCAAAGTCCTCGCCAAGTGCTTTCAACAATACCTCTGATGCGACCAAGAAGAGGGGTCGCaaagcagagaagaaagaagtgcCCCCGCCTTCAGCTCACAATGTTGATGGCCATATGCTACAAGGTGATATTGACTTGGTAGGCGCGGACACCATGCTGCGGTCTAAGATCCATGCTGCAAAGGCTCTTGGTCAACTGCTCTCTTTTTGGGATAAGAACGGACTTCCAAGCCTGTGGCAGCCTATTCTGCACGGTCTGAAGCACTCAGCATCCACTTCCCAACTTGCAACTGCTATGATTATAGAGGAATATGCCAGGATCCAAGGGTCTGACAGCCCGTATGCTTCTGTACTGTGTGAACAGTTGCGCCCAATTATCGAAGGGGACCGTCCATCATGGTACGGCGATATAGCATGCTATCTTCATGTTGCACGTGCACAATGCCACTCTTTGCTAAATGCCTTCCGGGACCACGCTCATGTTCCTGGTTCGAGATTGCCCGTGCTGGCTGTTATTGTTCAAGGTGAAGCCGAGGCTGGCCCGAGCGCCTTCTCGCTGGCGGACGCCGAAAAGGTCGTTGGACCCGATTTCGAGCGCCTGAAGAAGGGTCTGGCACCCGCTCAGCGCATTACAGCTCTTCAGGTTCTGAATGACACAAGGGCAACTGCAGAGAGTGCAATTAATGAAGCTAGAAGCGTCCGTGAGGCAAGGGACCTGCGTATCCTCGCTGCCGCAGCGGGTGCTCTAGTTGCCATGCATAACATCCCTAAGAAACCGAGTCACATTATTAAGGGAATGATGGATAGTATtaagaaggaagagaatgcAGAACTCCAACAACGCTCTGCTACTGCAGTTGTCACTCTGGTGGAGTACTATACTACCGCTACCAAGCGAGGCCCTGTCGATAAGGTAATCGGTAATTTGGTGAAATACTGCTGTGTCGATACGTCCGAGACTCCGGAATTCCACCACAATGCCGGACTGGAGAAATCGATTCTATCCCtccgcaaagaagaagaccgcCGTGACCATCCGGATGCAGCGAAATTTGAAAGGGAAGCAAAGGAAGCCAGAATTATGCGTCGCGGTGCTAAAGAAGCCTTGGAGCAACTGGCTGTCAAGTTCGGCCCAGCACTTCTAGAGAAAGTTCCCAACCTGGCATCTCTGGTTGAGCGGCCGCTTACAGATGCCCTCGCCAATGAGCTTCCTGCGGATATTCACAACCCTGACAATGAGCTTGGTCAAGAAGTCGTGGATGGTTTGTCCACACTACGTGCCTTATTACCCAAGTTCCATCCTGGTCTTCATCCTTGGGTTGTCAGTCTCATGCCCCTGATTGTCAAAGCACTGCAATGTAGACTGTCTGTGATTCGGTATGCGGCTGCCAAGTGCTTCGCAACTGTCTGCAGTGTTATCACGGTGGAAGGCATGACCATGCTAGTCGAGAAAGTACTGCCTACCATCAACAATGGCCTGGATGTGCACCACCGCCAGGGAGCTGTAGAATGCATTTACCATCTTATCCATGTGATGGAAGATGGAATTCTGCCCtatgtcatcttccttgTCGTCCCCGTCCTAGGCCGCATGAGCGATTCTGATAACGATGTCAGGTTGCTAGCCACAACGTCATTTGCAACTCTAGTCAAGCTTGTTCCCCTAGAAGCTGGCATCCCGGATCCTCCTGGTCTCTCCGAGGAATTGCTCAAAGGAcgagagagggaaaggaaattcatgTCTCAAATGTTGGATGTCCggaaggtggaggagttCACCTTACCAGTGGCAATTAAGGCGGAGCTTAGACCTTATCAACAAGAGGGTGTCAACTGGCTTGCTTTCCTTAACCGCTATAATTTGCATGGCATTCTTTGTGATGACATGGGTCTCGGCAAGACTCTTCAAACTATTTGCATCGTCGCCAGTGATCATCATTTGCGAGCCGAAGAGTTTGCGCGGACCCAAGCGCCCGAGGTTAGAAAGCTTCCGTCCTTAATCGTCTGTCCCCCGTCGCTCTCTGGACACTGGCAACAAGAAATCAAGCAATACGCCCCGTTCCTTAAGTGTGTTGCGTACGTTGGACCTCCAGTAGAACGTGCGCGGTTGAAAGGTTCCCTTGGCGATGCTGACATTGTTATCACCTCATACGACATTTGCCGAAATGACAGCGATGTTATAACTCCACTGAACTGGAACTACTGCGTCTTGGACGAGGGACATCTTATCAAAAATCCCAAGGCCAAGGTGACCCTGGCTGTTAAGCGTGTCGCAAGCAATCACCGCTTGATTCTTTCCGGTACCCCCATTCAAAACAACGTGTTGGAGTTGTGGTCCCTCTTTGACTTCCTGATGCCTGGCTTCCTCGGTACTGAAAAGGTCTTCCTGGATCGTTTCGCGAAGCCGATTGCAGCGAGTCGTTTCAGCAAATCGTCCTCgaaggaacaagaagctGGTGCGTTGGCGATTGAGGCCTTGCACAAGCAGGTGCTCCCATTCTTGCTCCGTCGTCTAAAGGAGGAAGTTCTCAATGATCTACCGCCAAAGATTATTCAGAACTACTATTGTGATCCTAGTGAACTTCAGAAGAAACTCTTCGAGGActtcacaaagaaggagcagaagcagTTGGCGAATAAGATGGGCAGTTCAGAAAAGTCCGACAAAGAGCACATCTTCCAAGCATTGCAGTACATGCGACGCCTCTGCAACTCTCCTGCGCTTGTCGTTAAAGACGGGCATAAGCAGTATGACGAGGTCCAGCAATACCTTCATGCGAAGAATTCTTACATCCGCGATGTTGCACATGCCCCTAAGCTAAGCGCTTTGCGTGACCTCCTCCTCGACTGTGGCATCGGTGTTGACCCGCCAAGCGAAGGGGACCTGGGTACTGGCGCAAGCTACGTGAGTCCCCACCGGGCCCTAATTTTCTGCcagatgaaggaaatgctCGACATCGTGCAAAGCGAAGTTCTTAAGAAGCTTCTACCCTCGGTTCAGTATCTCCGTCTAGACGGTAGTGTGGAAGCCACCAAACGTCAGGACATTGTCAACCGGTTCAATACAGATCCCAGTTACGATGCCTTGCTTCTGACAACTAGTGTTGGTGGACTCGGTCTGAACCTGACAGGTGCCGACacagtcatcttcgtcgaACATGACTGGAACCCACAGAAGGATATCCAGGCCATGGACCGTGCGCATCGTATCGGTCagaagaaggtcgtcaaTGTGTAC from Aspergillus oryzae RIB40 DNA, chromosome 1 encodes the following:
- a CDS encoding secretory pathway Sec39 family protein (predicted protein), giving the protein MANPGRLSGAHAILLATHLCVTGNVSRLPQLQAQFPGYLPFERVLRIILTFLPESTAPQSYTSVLQELLDGPPSQTDDDDIDVSPVDKFSESAAKKRVRTLRLLPLKYHDDEDSQDPTDLLTQFLIHRAYRIDLETALQPLILELLLPFYQRLPTVRTWLISSLLPLLRLNYEYYPSQDETFSLDVLESMDSHTAINVLLSMTGAQKNSMDLVNNLRGLLGPWMYGSNRSKRRRLNKAAEANSISLPQLNTQQQSNNISGWQYVNEWLLARSLVDYESTVNAFLNWDGPEDADLGGFEEGNQKYDHDVSKDLNLRYGQSGLAVIYTTSDTSKSCLEGSIKVLTRVAKLLSLEDQLFTSPNSSVLPSVTFDASQISSSSRVSLLQNALLAASNPLTCPSASSISFLSTILLSIKTLAELGHSVTCRTAANICLHSNQDTQLHELRNIVSSIVRQTKLSHDWRDVREQILWLQHWGSDKTEGNESNSPCHGLFWRISRDVVEAEILKALLEIKEFNLAIDIYINSKTSLSSAQVEEAVKEAIFTTYDNASNGNRTRGGMKQAYDILQAFQPHFPGSVSFKEIRALISATHGLSFYSLTLQHGVPFQPVSIRVHPDPLSLIEKVLDQNSKAYTRVDDLLAIGRNLVAAGFSSHLSDSNNLDLPSTSEEDAVITAERRIMSLAISSALSSNDFGTAYSYIHTRLTPPSLLSTSSPLTNPAVRDDISWRAVYNAGRYRDPALSSSSNLQAQITQLSQRMELLSLALILVPSPDPLPEILGAWRRCDEEMNGLRTREAEEEELWDTKGDNLSSVPGGFGPTDSEQDAYETKKQHARRARAHNDRLNAEEAPMGLFEVARGAALALHKNAFPLSGGTAATDQQPKPSSHARGPSEDSAEERVRKRDVVSNMVTGGLVSGIGWVLGAQPVNR
- a CDS encoding DNA-binding ATPase (SNF2 family DNA-dependent ATPase domain-containing protein); this translates as MTSSLLETGSTPLIRNTAAQQLGDVQKQHPDELFNLLGRILPYLKSKSWDTRTAAAKAIGLIVTNADIFDPNEEDGLGIKKADDEDDLAVEIKSEEAQLSPSDELLQLESLDLTSILKYGKRLLGSAGKEYEYSLAAMDPISRLQHQKKTLNSRLGLAGEYIEDDLIDDTDLALKTPAIKEDPSHAAVSRENSHQLSAPVTTPSEPANGEESGLSKRQLNQLKRKNKQSAKMGANKVRVVDLSARKTSDVTTPSVTTPHPIKAENGEERNGDSKSDYFSLERPSGDDDSKIVSEFKGEAAPEKPLIQPESSDEGPSIAWPYEPMCDFLMVDLFDPNWEVRHGAAMALREVIRVQGAGAGRLRGKSRSENDTLNRKWLDDLACRLICVLMLDRFGDYISDNVVAPIRETVGQTLGALLSQLPSRSVIAVYRCLYRIIMQNDLGLERPIWEVCHGGMIGLRYLVAVRKDLLVKDAKLMDGVLEAVMKGLGDYDDDVRAVSAATLVPIAEEFVTSRQNTLGILMNIVWECLSNLQDDLSASTGSVMDLLAKLCTFREVLDAMKANAAVDPESSFGNLVPRLYPFLRHTITSVRSAVLRALMTFLQLEGDGTNEWVNGKALRLIFQNLLVERNETVLKLSLQVWSELLKALDKHGSFKSEAELLSHIQPLITLSMAPFGVPRYPIPMNASLFIKPSGVPFPMSAAAPAKSSPSAFNNTSDATKKRGRKAEKKEVPPPSAHNVDGHMLQGDIDLVGADTMLRSKIHAAKALGQLLSFWDKNGLPSLWQPILHGLKHSASTSQLATAMIIEEYARIQGSDSPYASVLCEQLRPIIEGDRPSWYGDIACYLHVARAQCHSLLNAFRDHAHVPGSRLPVLAVIVQGEAEAGPSAFSLADAEKVVGPDFERLKKGLAPAQRITALQVLNDTRATAESAINEARSVREARDLRILAAAAGALVAMHNIPKKPSHIIKGMMDSIKKEENAELQQRSATAVVTLVEYYTTATKRGPVDKVIGNLVKYCCVDTSETPEFHHNAGLEKSILSLRKEEDRRDHPDAAKFEREAKEARIMRRGAKEALEQLAVKFGPALLEKVPNLASLVERPLTDALANELPADIHNPDNELGQEVVDGLSTLRALLPKFHPGLHPWVVSLMPLIVKALQCRLSVIRYAAAKCFATVCSVITVEGMTMLVEKVLPTINNGLDVHHRQGAVECIYHLIHVMEDGILPYVIFLVVPVLGRMSDSDNDVRLLATTSFATLVKLVPLEAGIPDPPGLSEELLKGRERERKFMSQMLDVRKVEEFTLPVAIKAELRPYQQEGVNWLAFLNRYNLHGILCDDMGLGKTLQTICIVASDHHLRAEEFARTQAPEVRKLPSLIVCPPSLSGHWQQEIKQYAPFLKCVAYVGPPVERARLKGSLGDADIVITSYDICRNDSDVITPLNWNYCVLDEGHLIKNPKAKVTLAVKRVASNHRLILSGTPIQNNVLELWSLFDFLMPGFLGTEKVFLDRFAKPIAASRFSKSSSKEQEAGALAIEALHKQVLPFLLRRLKEEVLNDLPPKIIQNYYCDPSELQKKLFEDFTKKEQKQLANKMGSSEKSDKEHIFQALQYMRRLCNSPALVVKDGHKQYDEVQQYLHAKNSYIRDVAHAPKLSALRDLLLDCGIGVDPPSEGDLGTGASYVSPHRALIFCQMKEMLDIVQSEVLKKLLPSVQYLRLDGSVEATKRQDIVNRFNTDPSYDALLLTTSVGGLGLNLTGADTVIFVEHDWNPQKDIQAMDRAHRIGQKKVVNVYRLITRGTLEEKILNLQRFKIDVASTVVNQQNAGLNTMDTDQLLDLFNLGETAENAEKPSDNAAGNEVDMVDIDGEVKEKGKKGWLDDLGELWDDRQYQEEYNLDSFLQTMKG